One genomic region from Sciurus carolinensis chromosome 2, mSciCar1.2, whole genome shotgun sequence encodes:
- the LOC124977175 gene encoding LOW QUALITY PROTEIN: cullin-1-like (The sequence of the model RefSeq protein was modified relative to this genomic sequence to represent the inferred CDS: inserted 2 bases in 1 codon; deleted 2 bases in 1 codon; substituted 1 base at 1 genomic stop codon) → MSSNRSQNPHGLKQIGWDDLRAGIQQVYTRQSMAKSRYMELYTHVYNYCTSVHQSNQARGAGVPPSKSKKGQTPGGAQFVGLELYKRLKEFLKNYLTNLLKDGEDLMDESMLKFYTQQWEDYRFSSKVLNGICAYLNRHWVRRECDEGRKGICEIYSLALVTWRDCLFRPLNKQVTNAVLKLIEKERNGETINTRLISGVVQSYVELGLNEDDAFAKGPTLTVYKESFESQFLADTERFYTRESTEFLQQNPVTEYMKKAEARLLEEQRRVQVYLHESTQDELARKCEQVLIEKHLEIFHTEFQNLLDADKNEDLGRMYNLVSRIQDGLGELKKLLETHIHXLAAIEKCGEAALNDPKMYVQTVLDVHKKXNALVMSAFNNDAGFVAALDKACGRFINNNAVTKMAQSSSKSPELLARYCDSLLKKSSKNPEEAELEDTLNQVMVVFKYIEDKDVFQKFYAKMLAKRLVHQNSASDDAEGSMISELKQACGFEYTSKLQRMFQDIGVSKDLNEQFKKHLTNSEPLDLDFSIQVLSSGSWPFQQSCTFALPSELERSYQRFTAFYASHHSGRKLTWLYQLSKGELVTNCFKNRYTLQASTFQMAIVFQYNTEDAYTVQQLTDSTQIKMDILAQVLQILLKSKLLVLEDENANVDEVELKPDTLIKLYLGYKNKKLRVNINVPMKTEQKQEQETTHKNIEEDRKLLIQAAIMRIMKMRKVLKHQQLLGEVLTQLSSRFKPWVPVIKKCIDILIEKEYLERVDGEKDTYSYLA, encoded by the exons ATGTCATCAAACAGGAGTCAAAATCCCCATGGACTGAAGCAGATTGGCTGGGATGACCTCAGAGCTGGAATCCAGCAAGTGTACACCAGACAAAGCATGGCCAAGTCCAGATACATGGAACTCTACACTCACGTTTATAACTACTGTACTAGCGTGCACCAGTCAAACCAAGCACGGGGAGCTGGCGTCCCTCCTTCTAAATCGAAAAAGGGGCAGACACCTGGAGGGGCTCAGTTTGTTGGCCTGGAACTGTACAAACGACTTAAGGAATTTTTGAAGAATTACTTGACAAATCTTCTTAAGGATGGAGAAGACCTGATGGATGAGAGCATGCTGAAGTTCTACACTCAGCAATGGGAAGATTACCGATTTTCAAGCAAAGTGTTAAATGGAATCTGTGCCTACCTCAATAGACATTGGGTTCGCCGTGAATGTGATGAAGGACGAAAAGGAATATGTGAAATCTATTCACTTGCATTGGTGACTTGGAGAGATTGTCTGTTCAGGCCATTGAATAAACAGGTAACAAATGCTGTTTTAAAActgattgaaaaggaaagaaatggtgaGACCATCAATACAAGACTGATTAGTGGAGTTGTACAGTCTTATGTGGAATTGGGGCTGAATGAAGATGATGCATTTGCAAAGGGCCCTACGTTAACAGTGTATAAAGAATCCTTTGAATCTCAATTTTTGGCTGACACA GAGAGATTTTATACCAGAGAGAGTACTGAATTCTTGCAGCAGAACCCAGTTactgaatatatgaaaaaggcaGAGGCTCGTCTGCTTGAGGAACAGCGAAGAGTTCAGGTCTATCTTCATGAAAGCACACAAGACGAGCTGGCCAGGAAATGTGAGCAGGTCCTCATCGAAAAGCACTTGGAAATTTTCCACACAGAGTTTCAGAATTTATTGGATGCTGACAAGAATGAAGATTTGGGACGTATGTATAATCTTGTGTCTAGAATCCAGGATGGCCTAGGAGAGTTGAAAAAGCTGCTGGAGACACACATTCA TCTTGCAGCAATTGAGAAGTGCGGTGAAGCTGCCTTAAATGACCCCAAAATGTATGTGCAGACAGTGCTGGACGtccataaaaagtaaaatgcccTGGTGATGTCGGCGTTCAACAACGACGCCGGCTTCGTGGCTGCGCTCGACAAGGCGTGTGGTCGTTTCATAAACAACAATGCGGTTACCAAAATGGCTCAGTCGTCCAGTAAATCCCCTGAGTTGCTGGCGCGATACTGTGACTCCTTGTTGAAGAAGAGTTCCAAGAACCCAGAAGAGGCGGAACTAGAAGACACACTCAATCAAGTGATGGTTGTCTTCAAGTACATAGAAGACAAGGATGTGTTCCAGAAGTTCTATGCAAAGATGCTGGCCAAGAGACTCGTGCATCAGAACAGCGCGAGCGACGATGCCGAAGGGAGCATGATCTCCGAACTGAAGCAAGCGTGCGGTTTTGAGTACACCTCCAAGCTTCAGCGGATGTTCCAGGACATTGGTGTGAGCAAAGATCTGAATGAGCAGTTCAAAAAGCACCTGACGAATTCAGAACCTCTGGACCTGGACTTCAGTATCCAAGTCCTGAGTTCCGGGTCGTGGCCCTTCCAGCAGTCCTGCACATTCGCCTTGCCCTCTGAGTTGGAACGAAGCTATCAGCGGTTCACAGCTTTCTACGCCAGCCACCACAGTGGCAGGAAATTGACATGGTTGTATCAGTTGTCCAAAGGAGAATTGGTAACTAACTGCTTCAAGAACAGGTACACTCTGCAGGCATCCACGTTCCAGATGGCCATTGTGTTCCAGTACAACACGGAGGACGCCTACACCGTGCAGCAGTTGACGGATAGCACGCAGATCAAAATGGACATTCTGGCACAGGTGCTGCAGATTTTATTGAAGTCGAAGTTACTGGTCCTGGAGGACGAAAACGCAAATGTTGACGAGGTGGAGTTGAAGCCGGACACCTTGATAAAGTTATACCTTGGCTATAAGAATAAGAAATTGAGGGTTAACATCAACGTGCCAATGAAAACTGAACAGAAGCAAGAACAAgaaaccacacacaaaaacatcGAGGAAGACCGCAAACTCCTGATTCAGGCGGCCATCATGAGGATCATGAAGATGAGGAAGGTCCTGAAGCACCAGCAGCTGCTCGGCGAGGTCCTCACTCAGCTGTCCTCCAGGTTCAAGCCTTGGGTCCCAGTGATCAAGAAATGCATTGACATTCTGATTGAGAAGGAATATTTGGAGCGAGTCGATGGTGAAAAGGACACCTACAGTTACTTGGCTTAA